A section of the Methanoregula formicica SMSP genome encodes:
- the cas2 gene encoding CRISPR-associated endonuclease Cas2 gives MMVLVTYDVNTETPEGRRRLRHVARECVNYGQRVQNSVFECLVDPAQFAKLKHSLAGIIDKERDSVRFYFLGANWKNRVEHLGSNTGYDPEGLLVT, from the coding sequence ATGATGGTCCTGGTTACGTATGATGTCAACACGGAAACGCCCGAAGGTCGGCGAAGACTTCGACACGTTGCCCGGGAATGCGTGAATTATGGTCAGCGGGTCCAGAACTCGGTGTTCGAATGTCTCGTTGATCCGGCACAGTTTGCAAAGCTTAAACACTCCCTGGCAGGAATAATCGATAAGGAACGGGACAGTGTCCGGTTTTATTTTCTCGGCGCCAACTGGAAGAACCGGGTCGAACATCTCGGGAGCAATACCGGATATGATCCCGAGGGCCTCCTGGTAACGTGA
- the cas1c gene encoding type I-C CRISPR-associated endonuclease Cas1c, which produces MRKLLNTLYVTTPESYLHRDGENVIIKVGSAETFRIPVHNLEGIVCFGYMGASPHLMQLCSEHNVGLSFLTPHGRFQGRVNGRVRGNVLLRRTQYRIADNPEVSLAIAKCLITAKIVNCRTVLGRSLRDHGTVIGCEKIRAADNLLIENLIKIETCKDADTLRGIEGNCAKFYFDVFDELILKQKNDFFLHDRNRRPPRDNMNALLSFLYTLLAHDVESALETVGLDPYVGFFHTDRPGRASLALDMMEELRPFIADRLALNLVNLQQVCGEDFLKKEGGGIILTDKGRKAVLAAWQKRKQDEITHPYIDEKIQIGLLPYTQSLLMARYLRGDIEGYPPFFMN; this is translated from the coding sequence ATGAGAAAACTGCTCAATACCCTCTACGTAACAACTCCGGAATCCTATCTTCACCGTGACGGAGAAAATGTTATTATCAAAGTCGGCAGCGCGGAGACGTTCAGGATCCCCGTACACAACCTTGAAGGAATTGTCTGCTTCGGGTATATGGGTGCAAGCCCGCACCTGATGCAGTTATGTTCGGAGCATAATGTCGGGCTATCCTTCCTGACACCCCACGGGAGATTCCAGGGCCGGGTAAACGGCAGGGTCCGGGGCAATGTTCTATTACGGCGCACTCAGTACCGCATTGCCGACAATCCGGAAGTATCTCTTGCTATTGCGAAATGTCTTATCACGGCAAAGATCGTGAACTGCCGGACCGTTCTCGGGCGCAGTCTCCGTGACCATGGTACAGTAATCGGATGCGAAAAGATCCGGGCTGCTGACAATCTTCTCATTGAAAACCTGATAAAAATTGAAACCTGTAAGGATGCTGATACGCTCCGTGGCATCGAAGGGAACTGCGCGAAGTTCTATTTCGATGTCTTTGATGAACTGATCCTGAAGCAGAAGAATGATTTCTTCCTTCACGACAGAAACCGCCGGCCTCCCCGGGACAACATGAACGCACTCCTGTCGTTCCTGTACACACTCCTCGCCCATGATGTGGAATCTGCGCTGGAAACGGTGGGACTCGATCCCTATGTCGGTTTCTTCCACACCGACCGGCCCGGCCGGGCCAGCCTCGCACTGGACATGATGGAAGAGCTCCGGCCGTTCATCGCAGACCGGCTTGCGCTGAATCTTGTGAACCTGCAACAGGTTTGCGGAGAGGATTTCCTGAAAAAGGAAGGCGGAGGGATCATCCTGACCGATAAGGGTCGCAAGGCTGTGCTCGCCGCATGGCAGAAACGAAAGCAGGACGAAATTACTCATCCATATATTGATGAAAAGATCCAGATCGGTCTTCTTCCCTACACGCAGAGTCTCTTAATGGCGAGATATTTACGCGGCGATATTGAGGGGTACCCGCCCTTCTTCATGAACTGA
- the cas4 gene encoding CRISPR-associated protein Cas4, translated as MSDKRYTEDELLLLSGIQHFRFCKRQWALIHVEQQWQDNLRTQEGHFVHERVDDPFLNESRGDVIISRAFPLVSYELGLTGIADVIEYTRSDNGVPVSGFEGRWIMRPVEYKRGKPKIDERDEVQLCAQVMCVEEMFGVRIDEADLYYNEIRRRQRIAITDDLRSIVQALAEEMHTVFRNGITPPAEPGKHCTLCSLVDVCVPRLTKKKSSVRNYIGSHIREACIPDT; from the coding sequence ATGAGCGACAAGCGCTATACCGAAGACGAGTTGCTCCTGCTATCAGGTATCCAGCACTTCCGCTTCTGCAAACGGCAGTGGGCGCTGATCCATGTCGAACAACAGTGGCAGGACAACCTCCGCACGCAGGAGGGACACTTTGTTCACGAGCGGGTCGATGACCCGTTCCTCAACGAGTCGCGGGGAGATGTTATCATCTCACGGGCATTTCCCCTTGTCTCATACGAGCTCGGACTTACCGGCATTGCGGATGTGATCGAGTACACCCGGTCAGATAATGGAGTTCCTGTATCCGGCTTTGAGGGCCGGTGGATCATGAGGCCGGTTGAATACAAACGGGGCAAACCGAAGATCGATGAACGCGATGAGGTTCAGCTCTGCGCACAGGTCATGTGCGTTGAGGAAATGTTCGGAGTCCGGATTGACGAAGCGGATCTCTATTACAACGAGATCCGACGGAGGCAGCGGATTGCAATTACTGATGATCTCCGGAGCATAGTGCAAGCGCTGGCGGAGGAGATGCATACAGTCTTTCGGAATGGAATCACACCCCCGGCAGAACCCGGGAAACACTGCACCCTGTGTTCGCTTGTTGATGTCTGTGTCCCGAGACTGACGAAGAAAAAAAGTTCTGTCCGGAATTACATCGGGAGCCATATCCGGGAGGCATGCATTCCCGATACCTGA
- the cas7c gene encoding type I-C CRISPR-associated protein Cas7/Csd2, whose protein sequence is MSEVIKSRYEFVLLFDVENGNPNGDPDMGNMPRVDPQTGYGIVTDVCLKRKIRDYVDMVKTGNEGYDIYVKDGVVLNEQHTKAYAALKRKPDSKKPKDDELAKFMCKNFFDIRAFGAVMALEVNCGQVRGPVQLTFARSQDPIFQQEVTITRQAVANVKDADKGQTMGKKQIVPYGLYRAEGYVSAHLAKKTTGFSEDDLALLWESLVNMFEHDHSASRGKLSARKLIVFKHDSELGCCQSHVLFDKVKIERLGKDLPPRSFKDYKVTIDKDVPKGVTIIEKL, encoded by the coding sequence ATGAGCGAAGTGATCAAGAGCAGGTATGAATTCGTATTGCTATTCGATGTTGAGAACGGGAATCCGAACGGCGACCCGGACATGGGAAACATGCCACGGGTTGATCCGCAGACCGGTTATGGTATCGTGACTGATGTCTGCCTGAAACGGAAGATCCGCGATTATGTGGATATGGTGAAAACCGGAAATGAAGGGTATGACATCTACGTGAAAGATGGTGTTGTTCTCAACGAACAGCACACGAAAGCCTATGCTGCTCTGAAAAGGAAACCGGATTCCAAGAAACCCAAAGACGATGAGCTCGCGAAATTCATGTGCAAGAATTTCTTCGATATTCGCGCATTCGGTGCAGTCATGGCACTCGAAGTGAATTGCGGACAGGTCCGTGGACCAGTCCAGCTCACCTTTGCCCGGAGTCAGGACCCGATCTTCCAGCAGGAGGTTACAATCACCCGTCAGGCGGTGGCAAATGTCAAAGATGCCGATAAGGGCCAGACCATGGGTAAAAAACAGATCGTACCCTACGGCCTGTACCGGGCTGAGGGCTATGTCTCCGCGCACCTTGCGAAGAAGACAACCGGATTCTCCGAAGACGATCTCGCCCTACTCTGGGAGAGCCTCGTCAACATGTTCGAGCATGACCATTCGGCTTCACGCGGAAAACTTTCGGCAAGGAAGCTGATCGTCTTTAAACACGACAGCGAGCTTGGCTGCTGCCAGTCCCATGTCCTGTTCGACAAAGTGAAAATCGAACGGCTTGGAAAAGATCTCCCGCCGCGATCATTCAAGGACTACAAGGTTACGATTGACAAAGATGTGCCGAAAGGAGTGACAATCATAGAAAAGTTATGA
- the cas8c gene encoding type I-C CRISPR-associated protein Cas8c/Csd1 — protein MIIQSLVRYYDILAGDPTVKIPEPGYSLADISFALVISRDGKLKNILDLRSDDKRKTPKEMETPYQKSRAVGIVPYFVSDNAKYIFGIEKVSNGEKKKTAAEIVKILEESDGEKIVVTKRSLDCFSRCRALHHILMDALDDSDVHSFLAFLDSWKPESSLQDPKLSEFKDLILDGGLFVFDIGGRYIHENPVVHQAWDEYYVNGRGLEQTEIAQCLVTGKMAPIAGTHQKIKRVLGAQPAGANLVSFNDGAFWSYGKNDNKQALNAPVSELAMFKYTTALNHLLKRDSKNRIQIGDTSTVFWADTTKKNCENLAHFLIDPVEDEEEADPNSEGSLRQQDRGTRQLVNDILQKVKTGKYLEEKDLGVDPNTTNFYILGLSPNNARLAVRYWHQDNFGNFITRLARHHLDMEIDRDNRGAQYISMYRLLRETVPQSSTDKAASPLLGGLLMRSILDDTPYPVPMYNAIVNRVKVERSINYARAGFIKACLIRMARARGKHEEDMITVSLNEKSTDVPYRLGRLFAVLEKAQSDSNKDLKSTINSKYFSSASTTPAVVFPVLLKLAQHHIAKSDWGFKSNQWIEEVVSGIDEFPAFLNLEDQGKFMLGYYHQRKAFFKKKEASEDNKEDKK, from the coding sequence GTGATCATCCAGTCGCTGGTCCGGTATTATGATATTCTTGCGGGAGATCCTACTGTAAAAATTCCTGAACCCGGTTATAGCTTAGCGGACATTTCATTCGCGCTTGTGATTTCACGAGATGGAAAACTGAAAAATATTCTTGATCTTCGGAGTGACGATAAGAGAAAAACACCAAAGGAAATGGAAACTCCGTATCAAAAATCCCGAGCTGTTGGAATAGTACCATACTTCGTGTCGGACAATGCAAAGTATATTTTTGGTATCGAGAAGGTCTCAAATGGTGAAAAAAAGAAGACAGCTGCTGAGATAGTCAAAATACTCGAAGAATCCGATGGTGAAAAAATTGTCGTGACCAAAAGATCCCTTGACTGCTTCAGCCGTTGTCGGGCACTTCACCATATCCTTATGGATGCGCTTGACGATTCTGACGTTCATTCATTTCTGGCATTCCTTGACAGTTGGAAACCAGAATCATCATTGCAGGATCCGAAACTTTCAGAATTCAAGGATCTCATCCTTGACGGAGGTCTCTTTGTTTTCGATATTGGTGGTAGATATATTCATGAAAATCCTGTCGTTCACCAAGCTTGGGACGAGTATTATGTCAATGGGAGGGGATTGGAACAGACTGAAATTGCACAATGTCTTGTTACCGGAAAGATGGCTCCAATCGCGGGTACTCATCAAAAAATCAAGAGGGTGCTGGGTGCACAACCTGCAGGTGCCAACCTTGTCAGTTTTAATGATGGTGCCTTTTGGTCTTACGGGAAAAATGATAATAAACAGGCTCTTAATGCCCCGGTCAGCGAATTGGCAATGTTCAAGTATACAACAGCTTTGAACCATTTGCTCAAACGCGACAGCAAAAACCGGATCCAGATCGGTGACACATCGACTGTCTTCTGGGCTGATACTACGAAGAAAAACTGCGAAAATCTTGCACATTTCCTCATTGATCCGGTAGAAGATGAAGAGGAGGCAGATCCGAACTCGGAGGGATCTTTAAGACAGCAGGATCGCGGGACACGTCAGCTCGTGAACGATATCCTCCAGAAAGTAAAAACCGGGAAATATCTGGAGGAGAAGGATCTCGGAGTCGATCCTAATACTACGAACTTCTACATCCTCGGGCTGTCGCCCAACAATGCCCGGCTTGCAGTCCGTTATTGGCACCAGGACAATTTTGGGAATTTCATCACACGGCTTGCCCGCCATCACCTCGATATGGAGATTGATCGTGACAATCGCGGGGCGCAGTATATTTCGATGTACCGTCTTCTGCGGGAGACCGTCCCCCAGAGTTCAACGGATAAGGCAGCGTCGCCGCTGCTTGGAGGGCTGCTGATGCGTTCCATTCTTGATGATACTCCGTACCCGGTCCCGATGTACAATGCCATCGTGAACCGGGTCAAGGTCGAGCGTTCAATTAACTATGCCCGGGCCGGTTTCATCAAGGCCTGCCTGATCCGGATGGCACGAGCGAGAGGAAAACATGAAGAGGATATGATTACTGTGAGTCTGAACGAAAAGAGCACCGATGTCCCGTACCGTCTCGGACGGCTGTTTGCGGTACTAGAGAAAGCGCAGAGCGATTCGAACAAGGATCTCAAGAGCACGATCAACAGCAAGTATTTCAGCAGCGCCTCAACAACCCCGGCGGTTGTATTCCCGGTCCTGCTGAAACTGGCGCAGCACCATATTGCCAAATCCGACTGGGGATTTAAATCGAATCAGTGGATCGAGGAAGTTGTATCGGGTATCGATGAATTCCCGGCATTCCTGAACCTTGAGGATCAGGGCAAATTCATGCTGGGATATTACCATCAGCGGAAGGCATTTTTCAAAAAGAAGGAAGCAAGCGAGGATAACAAGGAGGATAAGAAATGA